In Primulina huaijiensis isolate GDHJ02 unplaced genomic scaffold, ASM1229523v2 scaffold20025, whole genome shotgun sequence, the following are encoded in one genomic region:
- the LOC140966140 gene encoding uncharacterized protein: MSHISSHGNPLPPVKVVEYLESSMSSELLCKFPDNSAFDFDYSQSSIWSPLVPRTFVNGRDGCLELSRKLQYDENEFTGLLKNSKKFAANIKKKFTSIVSDNIYMYQRMKMNKRKSFGFSPVPSSVRLKASSPTPRKKWAKAMKAASKHFKKKQKERSNPSSFTRKISPVTCQTATCDL, translated from the exons ATGTCTCACATTTCTTCCCATGGGAATCCATTACCACCTGTAAAAGTGGTGGAGTATTTGGAATCATCCATGTCCAGCGAGCTTCTCTGCAAGTTCCCGGACAACTCTGCCTTCGACTTCGATTACTCCCAGAGTTCTATTTGGTCCCCTTTGGTTCCTCGGACCTTTGTTAATGGCCGGGATGGATGCCTAGAACTTTCAAGAAAGCTACAGTATGATGAAAATGAATTCACGGGGTTGCTAAAAAATTCCAAGAAATTTGCAGCCAATATCAAGAAAAAGTTCACCAGTATTGTCTCTGATAACATTTACATGTACCAAAGAATGAAGATGAATAAGAGGAAGTCCTTTGGTTTTTCTCCGGTGCCGTCTTCGGTTCGCCTTAAGGCGTCTTCCCCAACACCAAGAAAG AAATGGGCTAAAGCAATGAAAGCTGCTTCGAAACatttcaagaaaaaacaaaaagaaagatccAATCCATCTTCATTTACAAGAAAGATCTCTCCAGTTACCTGCCAGACGGCAACTTGTGATTTATAA
- the LOC140966132 gene encoding choline-phosphate cytidylyltransferase 2: MGGSGAGISNSVEPPSSSDCPVRVYADGIYDLFHFGHARALEQAKLAFPNTYLMVGCCNDETTHKYKGKTVMTESERYESLRHCKWVDEVIPDAPWVINQEFLDKHRIDYVAHDALPYADTSGAGKDVYEFVKAVGRFKETKRTEGISTSDIIMRIVKDYNQYVLRNLDRGYTRKELNVSYVREKGLRVNMRLKKLQEKVKKHQEKVGEKIQTVAKTAGIHHNIWVENADRWVAGFLEMFEEGCHKMGTAIRDRIQELSQQGQGLLLNGQRSSDDDEDEFYYDEDEDEYYYYDEDEDDVEYYDSYEKNRHASH, from the exons ATGGGCGGAAGCGGCGCTGGTATCAGCAATTCCGTGGAACCTCCATCCTCGTCCGACTGCCCCGTTCGTGTGTACGCCGATGGGATCTACGATCTTTTCCATTTCGGCCACGCTCGAGCTCTCGAACAGGCCAAACTTGC CTTCCCAAATACGTACTTGATGGTTGGATGTTGCAACGATGAGACTACTCACAAGTACAAGGGAAAGACTGTTATGACCGAATCTGAGCGCTATGAATCGCTTCGCCATTGCAA GTGGGTTGATGAGGTTATCCCTGATGCCCCATGGGTAATAAACCAGGAGTTTCTTGACAAGCACCGAATCGACTACGTGGCGCATGATGCTCTTCC TTATGCGGATACCAGTGGAGCTGGAaaggatgtttatgaattt GTCAAAGCTGTTGGAAGATTTAAAGAGACTAAAAGGACAGAAGGAATTTCAACGTCGGACATCATAATGAGAATAGTCAAAGACTATAATCAATATGTCTTGCGGAATTTGGATCGTGGATACACAAGAAAGGAGCTCAATGTTAGCTATGTTAGG GAAAAGGGATTAAGGGTGAACATGAGACTGAAGAAGTtacaagaaaaagtcaaaaaacaCCAAGAAAAAGTGGGCGAGAAG ATACAAACTGTTGCAAAGACAGCTGGCATACATCACAATATTTGGGTTGAAAATGCAGATCGTTGGGTTGCTGGATTTCTCGAAATGTTCGAGGAAGGCTGCCATAAAATG GGAACAGCCATTAGGGACCGGATTCAAGAATTAAGCCAGCAGGGACAGGGATTGCTACTAAACGGGCAAAGAAGTAGCGATGATGATGAGGATGAATTCTATTACGATGAGGATGAGgatgaatattattattatgatgagGATGAGGATGATGTAGAATACTATGACAGTTATGAGAAGAATCGACATGCAAGTCACTGA